One Actinoplanes missouriensis 431 DNA segment encodes these proteins:
- a CDS encoding helix-turn-helix domain-containing protein, translating to MPLGKRLRQARQTAGLTMEQLSESSGVSVRAISDLERGHIRAPQPRTLTALSVALGMTAAEHERLAGDARALRMHTAGARPRLGEPPRAVTDFVGRASELDLVRRVASAVGRPGPVPIVLVHGEPGIGKTALAVRSAELLRDGFPDGCLHLDLRGVDPEPPDAGEVAGLLLRALAVNPRRIAAGVGERCSQLRAILRDRRCLLVLDNVADEAQLRPLLPGAGPGLVLVTSRRMLGGLEGVLRIALAPFAPAESAALLRAIAGQAADPAAAGDVAALARLCGHLPLALRIAGTRLANRPAWTVGTLVARLADADRRLANLHTGDTGVAAAFALSHAQLSREGRALFRRLAHVPEAGFTAPLAGVLAGYDPDDASDRLDELVELGLLQHEGADRYRFHDLIRLFARERLVVEEPAGSRAATRERMVRWLAAS from the coding sequence ATGCCTTTGGGGAAGCGGCTCCGTCAGGCTCGGCAGACCGCCGGGCTGACCATGGAACAGCTGTCGGAGTCGTCCGGCGTCAGCGTCCGGGCGATCAGCGACCTGGAACGGGGACACATCCGGGCGCCGCAGCCGCGGACGCTCACCGCGCTGTCGGTCGCTCTCGGCATGACCGCCGCCGAGCACGAGCGGCTCGCCGGCGATGCGCGCGCGCTGCGGATGCACACCGCCGGCGCCCGCCCGCGCCTGGGCGAGCCGCCCCGGGCGGTGACCGATTTCGTCGGCCGGGCGTCGGAACTCGACCTGGTCCGGCGGGTTGCCTCGGCCGTCGGACGGCCCGGCCCGGTGCCGATCGTGCTGGTGCACGGGGAGCCCGGCATCGGCAAGACCGCGCTGGCGGTCCGCTCCGCCGAGCTGCTGCGGGACGGCTTCCCGGACGGCTGTCTCCACCTGGACCTGCGCGGCGTCGACCCGGAGCCGCCGGACGCCGGCGAAGTGGCCGGTCTGCTGCTGCGGGCCCTCGCGGTGAACCCGCGCCGGATCGCCGCCGGCGTCGGCGAGCGGTGCAGCCAGCTGCGCGCGATCCTGCGGGACCGGCGCTGCCTGCTGGTGCTCGACAACGTCGCGGACGAGGCGCAGCTGCGCCCGCTGCTGCCCGGTGCCGGGCCCGGACTGGTCCTGGTGACCAGCCGCCGGATGCTGGGCGGCCTGGAGGGCGTGCTGCGGATCGCGCTCGCGCCGTTTGCGCCGGCCGAGTCCGCCGCGCTGCTGCGGGCCATCGCCGGGCAGGCCGCCGATCCGGCCGCGGCCGGCGACGTGGCCGCGCTGGCCCGGCTCTGCGGCCATCTCCCGCTGGCCCTGCGGATCGCCGGCACCCGGCTGGCGAACCGGCCGGCCTGGACCGTCGGCACCCTGGTGGCGCGGCTCGCCGACGCCGACCGGCGGCTCGCGAACCTGCACACCGGCGACACCGGGGTGGCGGCCGCGTTCGCGCTGTCGCACGCGCAGCTCTCCCGGGAGGGCCGGGCGCTGTTCCGGCGGCTCGCGCACGTCCCGGAGGCCGGCTTCACCGCGCCCCTCGCCGGGGTGCTGGCCGGATACGACCCGGACGACGCGTCGGACCGGCTCGACGAGCTGGTCGAGCTGGGGCTGCTCCAGCACGAGGGCGCCGACCGGTACCGATTCCACGACCTGATCAGGCTGTTCGCCCGGGAGCGGCTCGTGGTCGAGGAGCCGGCCGGGAGCCGGGCCGCGACCCGGGAACGGATGGTTCGCTGGCTCGCGGCGAGCTGA